In Thermosipho africanus Ob7, the genomic stretch TAAATATAGAAATTTTGGTGTTTCTACTACCTTTTTATTAGGTTATTATAATGTTAGTTCTAGTAGTTTTCATTACAATACTAGATTATTTTTTGTTGTTAAAAGAAATAGAAAGTCTTCCTTTAAAGGCTATTCTTTTACTAATGATGGTAAAAAAGTTCCTGATGATTATATTAAACAATTATTGATTGAATTATTATCTGTTGATAATCCGTCTAATCCTGAGTTCTTTTACAAAACTCTTGGCTCTAAGAAATTATCTGCTATATTCAGACAAAAGTTTAATATTATCATTAATCACAAAAAGATTCACAGATTAAGAAAAGAATTAAATCTTGTTAGATATTATCATCGTCATCCTAAACATCCAAGAAAAAGACCTAAAAATCATGATATTACTAGACCTAATCAATATTGGGAATCTGATATTAAGTTTATTCCTACTAAATATGATGGTTATATTCCTATTCTTAGCATAATCGATGCTTTTGATAGATCCATTGTTGGTGTGTATATTGGCAATTCTATTAAAGCTAAAGATTTTATTTCTACCGTTAGAAAATCTATTGAATTTAGAGGCACTATTCCTAATAATCTTATTATCAGAACTGACAACGGGCCACAATTTAAAGCTAAAATTACTGCTGCTTTTATGGAAGAATTAAACATTATTCATGAATTTGGATACAAGAATAATCCTAACTCTCAAGCTTATATTGAATCTTTTCATTCTAGTGTTCAACATGAATTTGTTGAATCTAATGAATTTGATTATATTGATGATGTCTATAATTATTATATTTCATACATTTATTTTTATAATAATTTAAGACCTCACGGTTCTTTGAATTATTTTACTCCCGAGTTTGTGTTTAATCTTTTTTCTAA encodes the following:
- a CDS encoding IS3 family transposase; this translates as MKKNYLLKCKKMRLTFNSQSEKEVTFIGDFLLIFKYRNFGVSTTFLLGYYNVSSSSFHYNTRLFFVVKRNRKSSFKGYSFTNDGKKVPDDYIKQLLIELLSVDNPSNPEFFYKTLGSKKLSAIFRQKFNIIINHKKIHRLRKELNLVRYYHRHPKHPRKRPKNHDITRPNQYWESDIKFIPTKYDGYIPILSIIDAFDRSIVGVYIGNSIKAKDFISTVRKSIEFRGTIPNNLIIRTDNGPQFKAKITAAFMEELNIIHEFGYKNNPNSQAYIESFHSSVQHEFVESNEFDYIDDVYNYYISYIYFYNNLRPHGSLNYFTPEFVFNLFSNTNNESNEIKSIKFNDFIVCVKK